From Microcebus murinus isolate Inina chromosome 13, M.murinus_Inina_mat1.0, whole genome shotgun sequence, the proteins below share one genomic window:
- the POMP gene encoding proteasome maturation protein, with product MNARGLGSQLKDSIPVTELSASGPFESHDLLRKGFSCVKNELLPSHPLELSEKNFQLNQDKMNFSTLRNIQGLFAPLKLQMEFKAVQQVQRLPFLPSSNLSLDILRGNDETIGFEDILNDPSQSEIMGEPHLMVEYKLGLL from the exons ATG AATGCCAGAGGACTTGGATCTCAGCTAAAGGACAGTATTCCAGTTACTGAACTTTCAGCAAGTGGACCTTTTGAAAGTCACGATCTTCTTCGGAAAGG tttttcctgTGTGAAAAATGAACTTTTGCCTAGTCATCCTCTtgaattatcagaaaaaaat TTCCAGCTCAACcaagataaaatgaatttttccaCACTGAGAAACATACAAGGTCTATTTGCTCCACTGAAATTACAGATGGAATTCAAGGCAGTGCAGCAG GTTCAGCGTCTTCCATTTCTTCCGAGCTCAAACCTTTCACTGGATATTCTGAGGGGTAACGATGAGACTATTGGATTTGAGGATATTCTTAATG atcCATCACAAAGTGAAATAATGGGAGAACCACACTTGATGGTGGAATATAAACTCGGTTTACTGTAA